The stretch of DNA TTCATTTTAAAAAAATCTCATCACCCTAATAACgatgacacacccctcactattgtcattTTTTGCACTAATTGCACTTTTTGTCTACATAACCTAgttcaagtattcatgacattaccctgaagaaggcacaatGATGACAAAATATTGGTGCTTCACCCAATAATTTACTGGGAGCTTGTATATAGTGTGCAACTTTATTTATGTTTATAGCCTAGAGTGAACTCGTCATTAGGCATCACTTCTACCAACTTTTTGCCCCAACTCATGCTTTTTATAAGACATTTCACACAGTACTCATACATCTGGATACATTAAGTAACATAAATTAAAcaagaaaaaaatacatataatTGAAGTACTTCAACAAATATTTCACTTAACATTCAATACTGAACATGAACTTTGTGCATATAAAGAAATCATGCAACGAAGGTAGTTCTATAAAAAGAAAAATGGCCATAGTGCATTGCATTCATATTCCGCAGTGTAGTAAAGAATAAGACTACTGGTGCTGTAAATTACCTGAATAAAGAATATTGCACCTTAATACTATCGTGACTATCATTACAATTACTTTTCAAAATAACATTTCTCAGACAATGGCACAGTTGCTGTCATTTCACAATTGTGTTGACAGAAACCTTGAACACCTGTCTGATGCAAAAACATCCACTCCGACAGAAATGACACACCAGACCGTGTAACTGAGTGAAGAAGAGCCACTGTGAGCTCATACAAAGGCTTATTGAAGGACATCATCTGTAATGCCCTGTAATAGTGTTCTGAGACTTTCAGTATAAGGTTACATCTCGGGCCCCTATAGCGAGATCATCAGGGAAACTTCACGCTGCCACTGAGCTAATGAGAGAGCAACTTTGGATTAATTTAGAGGAGCCaaattacatttttacattatCTGGCGTGGCATGCCGTACCCCCTCATGCCAGACTGAGATGCCCCAGTGTTTCCGCCCATCTGCATGCCAATCAGACTTCGGCCTTGACGCAACTGCTCCTCAGAAAACTCCCGCCGGTTTCCCTGAGCTTTCCTAAAAGCACAGGAGACAAAACGTGAATTACCTGCTGTGATGGATGTTTGTACAGGAGAGATTAAAACTGATACAAGTCAGATAGGAAGGTCTACACCTACAGTAATGATACGTAAGCAAACAGGTGAGAGGGAGCAGGGGTCAAGTTAAGGCTACTCATTATAAATAGTTCATTTTGGAGTGGAATGTAATAAAGAAATGTACATCATTGCTGTTTTGTACAACTCATTACAAACAGCTATCATGATTGGTTCCTCACCTATGAAACCAATCAGGTTCACCACGATATTGACCATCATCCTTTGTGAGCGCCATACTGCCAAGtgctgacaaggtcccttgcacGGCAGCCATATCTTTCCCTGTAGTACACAAAATACCAGACAGACATTTCAATACTATATTTGGCCTTTAGTAGGTCAAagcaaagtttattggtcgcatacacagatttgcagatgttattacAGGTACCAGCTAAATGCTTGTATTTGTAGctgtaacagtacagtaatacctagcaataaaaaaaactatgcagagttcctctgtctagagtctgtgttcttttgcccatcttgatcttttatttttattggccagtctgagagatggatttttctttgcaactctgcctagaaggccagcatccaggagtcgcctcttaacattgagattggtgttttgcaGTTACTATtttaatgaagcttccagttgaggacttgtgaggcatctgtttctcaaactagacactctaatgtacttgtcctcttgctcagttgtgtactggggcctcccactcctctttctattctggttagggacagtttgtgctgttctgtgaagggagtagtacacagcgttgtaccagatcttcagtttcttggctattgctcgcatggaatagccttcatttctcagaacaagaatagactgacgagtttcagaagaaagttatttgtttccggccattttgagcctgtaattgaatccacaaatgctgatgctccagatactcaactagtctaaaagaaggccagttttattgcttctttaatctggacaagttttcagctgtgctaacataattgcaaagggtttcataatgatcaattagccttttaaaatgatcaacttaaattagctaacacaacatgccattggaacacaggagtgatggttgctgataatgggagtctgtacgcctatgtagatattccattaaaaatctgccgtttccagctacaatagtcatttacaacattaacaatgtctacactgtatttctgatcaatatgatgttattttaatggacaaaaaaatgtgcttttctttcaaaaacaaggacaccaaacttttgaacggtagtgtaaacattattaaagtgaccagtgttcaatgactatggaCATAGGGCAGTAgtttctaaggtgcagggtagagtaccgggtgttAGCCGGCTATTAAGAGTGACTAAGgctcagggcagggtactggatgGAGGCCgactagtggtgactgtttaacagtctgatggcctggagatagaagctgttttctcAGTCTTTCATCACAGCCTTGATACACCTGTGctgtctccgccttctagatAGATGGTAGAGGGGTGAAAAGGCAGTGGGGAGGGTGGCTGAGGTCTTTAATGATCTTGGGCTGACTGCATCAccgtctggagagccctgtgtttGCGGAcagtgcaattgccgtaccaggcggtgatacagcccgacaggatgcgcTCAATGatacatctgtagaagtttgtgagggtcaaGACAAACGTATTGattctcctgaggttgaagaggtgctgttgagctttcttcaccacgctgtctatgtgaagggaccattttaggtcgtcagtgatgtgcacgcagAGGAAATGTACGTTTTTGACCCCCTCCACTGTGTCtctgtcaatgtggatgggggtgtgctctctCTGCAGTCTCAAGTAGTCCATGTTGTTCCCTCATTGgttataaaaatttaaaaaattgtagAAAAGAAATGTATGATTTGACAAATGAATCCTTTCCAGGAAGGTATATTATATTGAAAGGCTATATTCACATACATGGCACATACCTGAAGTTATCTATCATAAGGACTAACCAATTGCTGCATGTGAGTGTAAGGTGGAAGAGCTGTACCTTCCCATAGGTCCACGGTCTGGAAAAGGTCCCCGGAATTCACCCCATAAGCTTCAGCTGATTGCAGGAACTGAGAGATCTTCTCCATCTGCTTGAAGACCATCTTTGTCTCTTGGATCTTCTTTATGGGTTCTTGACCAGGGGGATAGAGGCTGTTAATGAGCCTGCAAAGAATCTGCAACGAGAGATGAAATAATGGAGTGACAGATTAGAACCGGCCTACACCCACCTAGCATTAGAGGTGGCAGTGGTTGGTGGCTCTGAGGACCAGGAGaagaaatcccataattacaaAGGCTATCAAATATCGTCTATTATGATAATGGTGAATTAGAGTCTGACATGATCTGTATATGTGTTTTAagagttaggtttagaataatGGTTACATCAACCAGAGTTTGTGTCAGAGACTCACTGTTCCATCCTTGAGCCAGCTCTGGAAGTTTAGTCTCCCAGACTCTGGTCGTTCTATGTCCCCCTCAACCTGCAAGATGATCCAGTCCACCAGTCTGGCCTCCAGGTCCAGAGTATACTTCTGGTCTATCTTCTCCTGAACCTCCCTACTCAGCCCATAACTGGGTCCTCTGTTTGCCATGGCTTCCAGAGTTCGAGCTCTTCCAAGAGAGTGACTGCAAGGAAAGGGTGCAATTGAACAAATATAACATCTCTTCAACCCTTCTGTAAAATTAGAAGCAAAATGTCTTATTGTGGGTAAATTAATCCATAACTTTTGAACTGCAGTCTATAGTAGTTTGAGAATGTGTGTCGCTGGAGACATGCACTATTTCACTGCTGTCTGTTAATTATTTGTATTCGTCTGCCCTGGGCTTTCATTTCTGATGTCATATGTATATTTAGGTACGGGCCTCTGACTTCAAGGATACGCAGTCATAAAGTTCAGCAATTTTTTTCATATATTCGGACACCTCTAGTTTCACATTGCAATCTTCATAATTTAATTTGTTTTAACCGTGTGGATGATACTTCCCTCGAAAAAAAATACAGGGAAATATGATCGACATTTCAGATAGTCTACGTAGTCCTGCTGTGATGCGCGCGTTGTCACTCTCCACTGGATGGCATCCAGAGATTGATTTATGAAACGCCATAATATACTTGCTTGCATAGGCGAAAGAAAAAAtacaaatggatcagccaaaaatAAGTCCCTCTCATTCTATCGAGTTAGGGAAATAACGTAGGCTAAACGGCCTGGATTAACTCCCTCCAGGGAAAATCCTGCTAGTGCAAGTGCATGCAATATGACAGCATTTATTATAGCGTTCGCAATTACATCTAGGCCCATTCGTTATGTCAGGTTCCGTCTCTGCACATTATTTTCCCATTTCAGTCATTTACTTACGAATTTTCAATTTATGTATGGTCAGGCTTCGTTCCGTTCCTGGTCGTTAGTCCCACTCTGGAGTCACATGCTGTTAAAACTGGACATCTTGAGGAGTGCAGTACCAACGTCAACATCCGTACTCAGCATCCGTTCTCTGACTCCCAACAGCTTTCAGTGCCACGAGAGTCAGTTGATGCCGCTGCGCCTTCGCGCCTCCAATAGGGGATGGAGCCTACTATCCGGATGAATTCATGGCCAAAGGGGAGAAACGTCAATATCCAGTGGTAATGTCCAGGAATGGTTACTATAGGACTTTACCCTTCAAATAGTTTACTGGGAGTTCATTCCAATTATTTCATTAATATAATGTAGCATTACATGATTTGTAGATAGTCAAATGAATGGGTAAAGAAGGGCCTATGGTTGATATTTGTGATGTGTGCTTTCTCTATATTCATCAATATTGATCAGTTGTTTTATTCACAAGGCATTTGAATAaaggcatacagtgccttcagaaagtattcacacccctagactttttccacacgattttgtgttacagcctgaattttaaatttGTCTACTTAGTCCTCCTGTGAGGTCCCTGGAATTCACCCCATAAGCTTCTGCTGACTGTTTTTTActgttttttacaaatgttaaaaATGTTCTTCCaatttgacagagtattttgtgtcgaTCATTGacaaacagttttttttacaattaCAGAAATGTTAATCCCACCTTGTACcacaaaacgtggaaaaggtcCAGGGGTGTGAAGACTTCCTGAAGGCACTAGCAAGTAGACTTACACCTCAACTCTGTTTATTATTCGTATACAATAGTTTATATTCTTACATGCATTTCACAAAGTTACAGTAGCCCATGTTATATGAAACATGTCCATGCAAAAAACGAATCATGCACGTGCAAAAATGTAATATGCATtttccttttttaaatgtttatttggaCAGAATAAGGATAATTCATCATGCAATCACACTCTTACATCAAGGACAGCACTGTAGAGAAAGCACAATTAGCTAAGTGATTGTAGTCATCCACCCCCACTGAGATGTTGATGATTTTTATCCATGATACTGTGGCTGTTGAGCATCTCCACAGTTCCTCTACTGACCATCTGTCACCGTCTGCCTGTCAAGGTGAGAACGGGCATTCCGCATTATCTCCATATAAAGCCTGTTGTTTTCACTGGAAATGCATGCAATCAGACTATTTAAAAATACGTCAATAGCTGAGTTTACACATTACCGGTATGTAAGCTGTGCTCTTTGTTAAATGCTTTTAGTGTCATTGCCGCTATCTATGGTAACAGTTGTCTTAATAGACTCACATAGCCACAGAGTGGTCGAACATCAGGTGTCCCATATCCATGTAATACTGAGCATCTGTTCGGAGAGCTGTCCAGTACTCATTGGCCTTGGGTAGAGAGAGTAATAATATCATGTGCatgcaaacaaacacatacaTTTACACAGGTAGAAAGCTGGACCTGTCAAAAGCAATAAAAAATTCTAAATCCATACATAAAATACACTGGTAGATGTGGCACCTTTTTTCAATAGTGTAACCCCACTGGTTCTTAGAGTGGTTGTATCCCGATTGTCTCTTCAGTCTGATGAATCGCTTTGCTTCCTCTTCCTTCATGAATGGAGCAGCGAAAACTCCTGTTCAAAATGTTAGTTTTGCACTTTCCTGTTCAATAATTTATTAAATACAGTATCCTTGAGATTGCTGCAGACCAGCCATTTTAaaatgtaccaaaacattttataTACACACTTACCACTGAGGGCAAAACTAATCCAGATTTTCATGTTTCTGACCTGATGAAATTAGATATTAATACAGTTGTGGAAACCACTAaaacaaaatgtgttttgttgCAGGTAACACAGCTACTCTCATTAGTATTGAGTCTACTTTTTCACCTGTAACTGCATGGATCACTTACCAtctcgttctgttaggtgacctaaactgggatatgcttaacaccccggcagtcctacaatctaagatagatgccctcaatctcacacaaattatcaatgaacccaccgggtacaaccctaaatccgtaaacatgggcaccctcatagatattatcctgaccaattTGCTCTCCAaaaacacctgttttcaatcaggatctcagcgatcactgcctcattgcctgcatccactatgggtccgcggtcaaatgaccaaccctcatcactgtcaaacgctccctaaaacacttctgcgatcAGGCctttaaaaaaacttttttttaaatttaaaaatatatattttgaccccctttttctctgtatccaattgttagtcttgtctcattgctacaactcccgtacgggcacgggagagacgaaggtcgagagtcatgcgtcctccgaaacacaacccaaccaagccgcactgcttcttaacacagcgcgcatccaacccggaagccagcccgcaccaatgtgtcggaggaaacactgtgcacctagcgacatggttagcgtgcactgtgcccggcccgccagaggagtcactagtgcgcgatgagacaaggatatccctacctgccaaaccctctctaacctggacgacgctaggccaattgtgcgtcgccccatggacctcccggtcacggccggctacgacagagcctgggctcgaacccagagtctctggtggcacagagatggcgatgcagtgccttagaccactgcgccacccgggaggcccgcgatcagacctttctaatcgacctggcctgggtatcctggaaggatattgacctcatcccgtcagtagaggatgcctggtcattctttaaaagtaatttcctcaccatcttaaataagcatgcccctttcaaaaaatgtagaactaagaacagatatagcccttggttcactccagacctgactgccctcgaccagcacaaaaacatcctgtggcggactgcactagcatcaaatagtccccgcgacatgcaacttttcagggaagtcaggaaccaatacactcagtcagttaggaaagcaaaggccagctttttcaaacagaaatttgcatcctgtagctctaactccaaaatgttttgggacactgtaaaatccATGAATAATacgagcacctcctcccagctgcacactgcactgaagctaggaaacactgtccccaccgataaatccacgattatcaagaatttcaataagcatttctctacggctggccatgctttcctcctggctaccccaaccccggccaactgCTCTGCATGCCCTGCACCTACTTTCCCTGCAGCTActttcccaagcctccccagcttcttcttcacccaaatccagatagcagttgttctgaaagagctgcaaaacctggacccgtacaaataaaaactatatgccgccattgttgcaacccctattaccagtctgttcaacctctttcgcatcgtccgagattcctaaagattggaaagctgccgcggcaacccccctcttcaaagggggtgacactctagacccaaactgttacagaactatatccatcttgccctgcctttctaaagtcttcgaaagccaagttaacaaacagatcactgaccatttcgaatcgactctgtcaatcaccgtattcttatcggcagactcaacagccttggtttctcaaatgactgcctcgcctgattcaccaactacttctcagatagagttcagtgtgtcaaatcggagggcctgttgtccggacctctggtagtctctatggtGGTGCCACGGGGTTAAATTCTCgcgccaactcttttctctgtatatatcaacaatgtcgctcttgctgcgggtgattccttgttccacctttacgcagacaacaccattctgaatacatctggcacttctttggacacttaacaaacctccacacatacacagttgaagtcaaaatTTTACAAACACTTaaatctcgtttttcaaccactccacacatttctcgttaactaactatagttttggcaagtcggttaggacatctactttgtgcatgacacacttcatttttccaacaattatttacaaacagtttatttcacttatagttcactgtatcacaattccagtgggtcagaattttacttacacaaagttgactgtgcctttaaacagcgtggggaattccagaaaatgatgtcatggctttagaagcttctgataggataattgacatcatttgagtcaactggaggtgtacctgtggatgtatttcaagacctaccttcaaactctgcctctttgcttgacatcatgggaaaatcaaaagaaatcaggcaatacctcagaaaaaaattgtagacaatttccaaacacctgaaggtatccacgttcttctgtacaaacaatagtacgcaagtataaacaccatgggaccacgcagccgtcataccgctcagaaaggagacgcaatcggtctcctagagattaacgtactttggtgtgaaaagtgtaaatcaatcccagaacagcagcaaatgaccttgtgaagatgctggaggaaacaggtacgaaagtatctatatccgcatggaactgtttggccataatgaccatcgttatgtttggaggaaaaaggggaaggcttgcaagccgaagaacaccatcccaactgtgaagtacgagggtggcagcatcatgttgtggggatgctttgctgcaggagggactggtgcacttcacaaaatagatggcatcatgagggggggaaattatgtggatatattgaagcaacatctcaagacatcagtcaggaagttaaagtttgttcgcaaatgggtcttccaaatggacaatgaccccaagcatacttccaaagttgtggccaaatggcttaaggacaacaaagttaaggtattggagtggccatcacaatgccccgacctcaatcctatagaaaatgtgtgggcagaactgaaaaagcgtgtgcgggaaaggaggtctacaaacctgactcagttacaccagctctgtcaggaggaatgggccaaaactctcccaacttattgtgggaagcttgtggaaggctaccagaaacgtttgaccagcgttgaacagacctgagcgtgggggcttcctgtttcctgtctataggctgggagcaacaaaatggagtcgtggtcattttgtttaggttacagccttattctaaaactgatttgTTTTCTTCCCCtcttcattctacacacaatacctcataatgacagagcaaaaactgtttagaaatgtttgctaatataaaataaactgaaatgacatttacatacagtaccagtcaaaagttgacacctactcattcaaggatttttctatatttgtactattttctacattgtagaataatactgaagacatcaacacatggaatcatgtagtaaccaaacgttgaaaaaatatatatatattttagatttttcaaaataGCCAacctttgcacactcctggcattctcttaaccagcttcaatGGTTTTCTTTtccaagtcttgaaggagttcccacatatgctggtagccatgttggttaagtgtgccttgaattctaaagaaatcacagatggtgtcaccagcaaagcacccccacacctcctccatgcttcacagtgggaatcacacatttattagatcatccattcacctactctgcgtctcacaaagacacagcggttggaaccaaaaatattacatttggactcatcagaccaaaggacagatttccaccggtctaatgtccattgctcatgtttcttggtgtcctttagtagtggttttctttgcagcaattcgaccatgaaagcctgattcacagtctctgaatagttgatgttgagatgtgtctgttacttggaactctatgaagcatttatttgagctgcaatttctgaggctggtaactctaatgaacgtatcctctgcagcagaagtaactctgggtcttcctttcctgtggagatcctcattagagccagtttcatcatagcacttgaagaaatgttcaaagttctttaaatgttccggattgactgaccattctctttgcttatttgagctgttcttgctataatatagacttggtattttaccaaatagggctatcttctgtataccacccctaccttgtcaaaacacaactgattgactcaaacacattgaggaaagaaattctacaaattaacttaaggcacacctggtaattgaaatgcattccaggtgactactggttgagagaatgccaagtgtgcaaagctgtcagaggcaaatggtggctactttgaagaatctcaaacataaatcaaaatatattttaacccttttttggttactacatgattctatatatgTGATGTCTTCATAgtggaatgagtaggtttgtacaaacttgacaggtactgtaagtattcagacccaataGTCAGTACTTTGTGtaggcacctttggcagcgattacagccttgaatctgCTTGAGTATGACTAAgtttagcacacctgtatttggggagtttctcccattcttctctgcagatcctctcaaactcggtcaggttggatggggagcattgctgcacagccattttcaggtctctccagagatgttcggggacattcagagacatgtcccgaagccactcctgcattgtcttggctgtgtgcttagggttgttgtccttctggaacgttctcccatctccacagaggaactctggagctctgtcaaagtgaccatcgggttcttgatcacctccctgaccaaggcccttctcccccgattgcctaGTTTGgctgggcgaccagctctaggacatcttggtggttctaaacttcttccatttaagaatgatggccactgtgttcctggggaccttcaatgctgcacatttttttggtacacttcctcagatctgtgcctcgacacaatcctgtctcggagctctacggacaattcctttgacctcatggcttggtttttactgacatgaactgccaactgtgggaccttagacAGGTGTgctcctttccaaatcatgtccaatcaagttctagaaacCTCAAGGACAAAAggaaagggtctaaatacttaaaTAAGGTAtagtttatacacacacacactcgcacacacaaaaaaatgcacTTTGTCattggggtattgtttgtagattgctgagattTCTATTTAAATCAGTTtaggaataaggctgtaacgtaacaaaatgtgggggtctgaatagtttccaaatacactgtgtgccattcagagggtgtgaatgggcaagacaaaaatattaaagtgccttttaacggggtacggtagtaggtgccaggggcaccggtttgtgtcaagaactgcaatgctgctgggtttttcacgtttGTGTGCATCAAGAACGgtcaaccacccaaaggacatccagctaacttgacaacTGTGCGAAGCATTGAGGTCATCAATGGAGGCCAGCATATCTTCGGAACGCTTGACACAccttagagtccatgccccgatgaatttaaactgttctgagggcaaaaggggagggtgggtgcaactaaatattaggaaggtgttcctaatgtttggtatactcagtgtatatgttaaGAAATGAGATTCACTTGAAATggctaataaataaaaaaaactaaaatgaaACTTTAGGTATGAGATTAACAAACCAACGTGTTAGATGTATCTGAAAAAGCCAGATCcatacattttgttactttatttaTTGGCATAAGCATCAGATGGTATTGCTCGTTATCATCAATAAACAGATGTGACCAGTGTTTCGGTGAACTAGCCCATCAGAAATGAGCAGAAATGCCACATAGTGATATCACCTATAAACATTTAACTGTGATATGGAACATGGCATAAATAAACTTAGTTCACAAGATTAAACATTTAGGATCTAGGTTGTGAGATGTTGGAAACCAACCAGAAAaacctggctttaaccagcaaAACAGAATGTTTACTATACTAAACAGGAAAATCTAAACATGGGCTGCTCCCTACACGGCAATGTTTTTCACCTAACAACTCCCCAAAAACGTGCTTTTGTGCCAGTCACTCAAACCAGGCTAACATCTCATGATGCTACTGTTCAATCGTTTCTTTAGGATCTGTGTCATTTTGGAATAGGACCCACTAGCAACAAAACCCATATGAACTGAGCCAACATTGAAAGTAACATAAGTTGAATCTACATAAAGTTCTTCATACATGAGTTGTCATGCAGTCAATATGCTGTTCTGACCTTGTGTGCAAAGTCAAATGGCACGGACAAATCAATACGAATTCAGCAATGGAACCAAAAGCGCAAATACGGACAGCATGGGAAATGAGCAGAGCATGGAAATCAGCATGAAAatcatacagtacagttgaaGTAATTTTGCCAACTGATCTCTTCACAGACAACCCCCCCCTAGAAATCTATTCTGCTGGAGACATGTTATATAGCGAAGTGCCTAAAATACTAGTGACATTTGCTGCCTCCTACTGGTCTTTAAGTGCACATGCATACATAAAGGCACAACTGCCCATTACACTTGTATTTGTTGGGAGTAAAATTGACAGTGGAGGAAAATAAATGTTTGCTCACAGGTGGACGTAACACACCTGTACCTGATGTGCTATTGTAATAGGAGTGAGCCCTACTCATTAAACGGTTTAACGAAATCACTATCAAACCACATTGTGAGAATAAAATAAAACTACACCGAAATCCCAATAAGTTCGGGCGAAGTGTGTTTAATCAAAGTGGCATGGCACCAGTAAATAAAAATCCTAACAAAAGCTA from Oncorhynchus kisutch isolate 150728-3 linkage group LG28, Okis_V2, whole genome shotgun sequence encodes:
- the LOC109873097 gene encoding transgelin-3-like gives rise to the protein MANRGPSYGLSREVQEKIDQKYTLDLEARLVDWIILQVEGDIERPESGRLNFQSWLKDGTILCRLINSLYPPGQEPIKKIQETKMVFKQMEKISQFLQSAEAYGVNSGDLFQTVDLWEGKDMAAVQGTLSALGSMALTKDDGQYRGEPDWFHRKAQGNRREFSEEQLRQGRSLIGMQMGGNTGASQSGMRGYGMPRQIM